AAGGAGTACATCAAGGTGGCCAAGACCAAGGCCGAGGAGGCCAAGGTCTCGGTGCGGAACATCCGCCGCAACGCGATGGATCAGGTGCACAAGACCGTCAAGGACGGCGGCGCGGGCGAGGACGAAGGAAAGAGTGCTGAGAAGCGGCTCGACGGGTTGACGAAGAAGTATGTCGACTCCATCGACGCGCTGCTCAAGCACAAGGAAGCCGAACTGCTCGAGGTGTGATGGGCGTCGACCAGAGCACGCCCGCACCGAGCCGTGCCGGGCGCAACCTGCCCGCGGCGATCGCGGTCGGTGTCGGCCTCGGTGCGGTCATCCTCGGTTCGCTCTTCTGGCAGAAGGTCCTGTTCATCTTCGTCGTGCTGGCTGCCGTCCTGGTAGCGGTCGACGAACTCATCCGCGTCTTCCACAACAGTGGCGCGAAACTGCACCGGATCCCGTTGTTCGCGGGCACCACCGCGATGGCGGTCGCCGCGTACTTCGGAGGTCCGCTCGCGCTGCTGGTCGCGATGGCGCTCACCGTGCTGGCCACGATCTTCTGGCGGATGCCGGACGGTTCGGCCGGCTTCGTCCGCGATGTCACCACCGGCACGTTCCTGATCAGCTACGTGCCGCTGCTGGCCGGGTTCGCGATCCTGCTGGTGCAGCCGGAGCACGACGGGCCGGAGCGGGTGGTGACGTTCTTCCTGGTCGTGGTGGCGAGTGATGTCGGCGGTTACGTCGCCGGGATCCTCTTCGGCAAGCACCCGATGGCACCGACGATCAGCCCCAAGAAGACCTGGGAAGGTTTCGCCGGCTCGACACTGGCCTGTATCGGTGCCGGCATCGCGGCCGTGGTCTGGCTGCTCGACGGGCACTGGTGGGTCGGCGCGATCGTCGGCGCGGTCGCGGTGCTGACCGCGACGGTAGGCGACCTGGCCGAGTCGATGATCAAACGCGATCTCGGCATCAAGGACATGTCGAACCTTCTGCCCGGCCACGGCGGTGTGATGGACCGGCTGGATTCCTTGCTGGCAACGGCTCCCGCGGTCTGGCTCCTGCTGCACCTGCTGGTCTGACGACCTGGTTTGATGGGCTCCATGACGACAGCCCCTGACGGCCGCACCCTGACCGGAGACATCGTCCGCCTCGACCAACTGGTTGCCGAGGACATCGAAGCGCTGTACGCCGCGATCGGCAACGAACAGGTGTACGCCGGTGGTTTCGGCGGCGGCGTCGCCGGAATGCCTGCCGACGCCGACCAGATGCGCGAGGACTGGGTCGCGGGCGCGGCGAAGCGTACGGCGTACGTGGTGCGGTTGGTCGGGGACGGGACAGTGGTCGGTACGTCGAGCCTCGGTGACGTCGATCTCCACAACGAGTCGGTGCACCTCGGCTGGACCGCCTATGCGCCGTCGGTGTGGGGGACAGCGGTCAACCCTGCCACCAAGTTTCTCCTGCTGCAGCACGCCTTCGAGGACTGCGGGTTCGGCCGGGTCAAGATCCAGACCGGCTTGACCAATACCCGCTCGCAAGCCGCCATCGCCAAGCTGGGTGCGACGCGTGAAGGCGTACTGCGCCGGCACAAGCGACTGGCCGATGGCTCGTTCCGCGACACCGTGGTGTTCTCCATCCTGGCCGACGAGTGGCCGGATGTTCGCAAGCGGCTCCAGGA
The window above is part of the Kribbella voronezhensis genome. Proteins encoded here:
- a CDS encoding phosphatidate cytidylyltransferase encodes the protein MGVDQSTPAPSRAGRNLPAAIAVGVGLGAVILGSLFWQKVLFIFVVLAAVLVAVDELIRVFHNSGAKLHRIPLFAGTTAMAVAAYFGGPLALLVAMALTVLATIFWRMPDGSAGFVRDVTTGTFLISYVPLLAGFAILLVQPEHDGPERVVTFFLVVVASDVGGYVAGILFGKHPMAPTISPKKTWEGFAGSTLACIGAGIAAVVWLLDGHWWVGAIVGAVAVLTATVGDLAESMIKRDLGIKDMSNLLPGHGGVMDRLDSLLATAPAVWLLLHLLV
- a CDS encoding GNAT family N-acetyltransferase, whose protein sequence is MTTAPDGRTLTGDIVRLDQLVAEDIEALYAAIGNEQVYAGGFGGGVAGMPADADQMREDWVAGAAKRTAYVVRLVGDGTVVGTSSLGDVDLHNESVHLGWTAYAPSVWGTAVNPATKFLLLQHAFEDCGFGRVKIQTGLTNTRSQAAIAKLGATREGVLRRHKRLADGSFRDTVVFSILADEWPDVRKRLQDRISG